A stretch of Microcoleus sp. FACHB-68 DNA encodes these proteins:
- a CDS encoding AarF/ABC1/UbiB kinase family protein translates to MLQKIVPPKPLRWQRPRYSPIARQIDVFGAAGKFIFFLWWDGNFNHKSSRRKKQRAQWLVKTLLNLGPTFIKIGQTLSTRADLLPIEYVEALSQLQDQVPAFSGEQATALVEAELGNSIFALYRDFDRIPLAAASLGQVHRARLHTGEEVVVKVQRPGLQQLFDVDVIAVRKVMRLSQRYFSWTKKYDLDAIYKEFFTILYQEIDYLQEGKNADRFRQNFHGYRGIIVPKVYWEYTTKKVLTLEYLPGIKIDDRHTLQACNINVKKLNQLGICCYLKQLLQDGFFQADPHPGNLAVSQDGSLIFYDFGMMGEVHALAKDQMIKNFFAVLRKDTDEVLETLVKMGLIEPVPDMTPVRRLIAFLLDKFTEKPIDLQAFNEIKGELYVMFEQQPFRLPAQMTFILKALTTLDGIARTLDPEYNLMAAVQPFVKSITASKGQGNTIGELARQARDFIKYKLNQPSGAEILIARLEKRIEDGELQVRVRSLESDRALKRIHLALKSLIYACFTGFIFIAGAVMLVGKFKIWAIAAFSVSGIVFLVLLHSLIVLGIKEKLDKLAEK, encoded by the coding sequence ATGCTTCAAAAGATCGTACCCCCCAAGCCACTACGCTGGCAACGGCCTCGATATTCTCCCATAGCCCGTCAAATCGATGTTTTTGGGGCCGCCGGCAAGTTTATCTTTTTTTTGTGGTGGGATGGAAATTTTAATCACAAATCTTCAAGGCGTAAAAAGCAACGCGCTCAGTGGTTAGTCAAGACGCTGCTCAATTTAGGGCCGACTTTTATTAAAATTGGGCAGACGCTCTCCACCCGTGCCGATCTGCTCCCCATAGAGTATGTAGAAGCGTTATCGCAGCTGCAAGATCAGGTGCCGGCATTTAGTGGGGAACAAGCAACCGCGCTGGTTGAAGCAGAACTCGGAAATTCTATTTTTGCTTTATATCGGGATTTTGACCGGATTCCCCTTGCGGCTGCCAGTCTGGGACAGGTACACAGGGCACGGCTGCACACAGGAGAAGAAGTCGTCGTCAAAGTACAGCGTCCAGGCTTGCAGCAGTTATTTGATGTGGATGTGATAGCGGTGCGTAAAGTCATGCGCCTTTCCCAGCGCTATTTTTCGTGGACAAAAAAGTACGATTTAGATGCAATTTATAAAGAATTTTTTACGATTTTATATCAAGAAATTGATTATCTACAAGAGGGAAAAAATGCGGATCGCTTCCGCCAAAATTTTCATGGCTACCGGGGCATTATTGTGCCGAAAGTTTATTGGGAATACACGACTAAAAAAGTGCTGACCCTGGAATATTTACCTGGAATCAAGATAGATGACCGTCACACATTGCAAGCGTGTAATATTAACGTTAAAAAGCTTAATCAACTCGGAATTTGTTGTTATTTAAAACAGTTATTGCAGGATGGTTTTTTTCAGGCTGATCCCCATCCGGGAAATCTGGCGGTAAGCCAGGATGGAAGCTTGATTTTCTATGATTTCGGGATGATGGGGGAGGTACACGCTCTGGCAAAAGACCAGATGATTAAAAACTTTTTTGCAGTTTTGAGGAAAGATACTGATGAGGTTCTTGAGACATTAGTTAAAATGGGTTTAATTGAGCCGGTGCCAGATATGACGCCAGTGCGCCGGCTGATTGCATTTCTTTTAGACAAATTCACTGAAAAACCTATAGATTTACAGGCATTTAATGAAATTAAAGGTGAATTGTATGTGATGTTTGAGCAGCAGCCATTTCGCTTGCCGGCGCAGATGACCTTCATTTTAAAAGCATTAACAACGCTTGATGGCATTGCTAGGACACTTGATCCTGAATACAATTTAATGGCAGCCGTTCAGCCTTTTGTGAAAAGTATTACTGCCTCTAAGGGACAGGGCAATACAATCGGCGAACTTGCCAGACAAGCACGAGATTTTATTAAATATAAGTTGAATCAGCCCAGCGGCGCTGAAATTTTAATCGCCCGGTTAGAAAAACGAATTGAAGACGGGGAGTTACAAGTGCGGGTGCGTTCACTAGAGAGTGATCGCGCCCTCAAGCGCATTCATTTAGCGCTTAAAAGCTTAATTTATGCTTGTTTTACAGGATTTATCTTTATTGCCGGCGCGGTGATGCTGGTGGGGAAATTTAAGATTTGGGCAATCGCAGCCTTCAGCGTATCGGGAATTGTCTTTTTGGTGCTGTTGCACTCTTTAATTGTTCTAGGGATTAAGGAAAAACTAGACAAATTGGCTGAAAAATAA
- a CDS encoding photosystem II reaction center protein K → MDAALLLAKLPEAYAIFDPLVDVLPIIPVFFLLLAFVWQAAVGFR, encoded by the coding sequence ATGGACGCAGCACTGCTGTTGGCAAAACTGCCTGAAGCTTACGCAATTTTTGACCCCCTGGTAGATGTTCTACCGATCATCCCCGTATTTTTCCTCCTGCTGGCTTTTGTTTGGCAAGCTGCCGTAGGTTTCAGATAA
- a CDS encoding histidine phosphatase family protein encodes MSLTLYFLRHGQTARSRENVFCGSIDPELTSEGLEMAQAFADAYRSTPWSAIFSSPMLRTKATAQPLCDAVGLEMQLRDGLKEINYGKWEAQTVETVSREYHDDYIRWTADPAWYPPTEGELAVAIATRALHVIEEIKQHYNTGNVLIVAHKATIRIMLCSLLGIDVGRFRFRLGCPVGSVSIVEFGSNGPLLHNLADRTHLSERLRTLPGT; translated from the coding sequence TTGAGTCTAACGCTTTATTTCCTCCGCCACGGGCAGACAGCCCGTAGTCGAGAGAATGTCTTTTGCGGTTCCATTGATCCAGAATTAACCTCAGAAGGGCTGGAAATGGCACAAGCTTTTGCAGATGCCTACCGTTCCACACCCTGGAGTGCTATTTTTTCCAGTCCCATGCTGCGAACGAAGGCAACAGCACAACCGCTGTGCGATGCAGTGGGCTTGGAAATGCAACTGCGGGACGGGCTGAAGGAAATTAACTATGGCAAATGGGAAGCTCAAACCGTAGAAACAGTCAGCCGCGAGTATCACGATGACTACATCCGCTGGACAGCCGATCCCGCCTGGTATCCCCCGACTGAGGGAGAATTAGCGGTTGCGATCGCGACTCGCGCTTTGCACGTCATTGAAGAAATCAAGCAGCACTACAACACCGGCAACGTTTTAATTGTCGCCCACAAGGCAACCATCCGAATTATGCTGTGCAGCCTGCTAGGAATTGATGTAGGACGCTTCCGCTTTCGCTTGGGATGTCCAGTCGGATCAGTTAGCATTGTTGAATTTGGCTCTAATGGGCCATTACTTCATAACTTGGCTGATCGCACGCATCTCAGTGAGCGTTTGCGGACATTACCGGGGACATAA
- the tgt gene encoding tRNA guanosine(34) transglycosylase Tgt produces MLDKFKFKCLKTCSHTHARAGVFLTPHGPVETPCFMPVGTLATVKTVTPDRLEAANAQMVLANTYHLHLQPGEEIVAGAGGLHQFMGWNGPILTDSGGFQVFSLSKLRTITEEGVTFRSPRDGKLIHITPERSIQIQNRLGADVIMAFDECPPYPASREAVELATERTYRWLERCIEAHQRPDQALFGIVQGGVYPDLRVAAAKALAKLELPGYAIGGVSVGEPAEFIAQIAQVTAPLLPADKPRYLMGIGTYREMAKAIAAGVDLFDCVIPTRFARHGAVLVRGERWNIRNARFREDFTPLDDTCPCYTCTHFSRAYLCHLIRSKEILGYTLLSIHNITELIRFNRQIRDAILADRFTTEFAYWLSEEPAQV; encoded by the coding sequence TTGCTTGACAAATTTAAATTTAAATGCTTAAAAACCTGCAGCCATACCCATGCGCGAGCAGGAGTTTTTTTGACGCCTCACGGGCCGGTGGAGACACCTTGCTTTATGCCGGTGGGGACGTTGGCGACTGTAAAAACGGTGACGCCTGACCGGCTGGAAGCAGCAAATGCCCAGATGGTTTTGGCAAATACCTATCATCTTCACCTGCAACCGGGAGAAGAGATCGTTGCCGGTGCCGGCGGCTTGCACCAATTTATGGGGTGGAATGGGCCAATTCTGACGGATTCTGGAGGGTTCCAGGTTTTTAGTTTGAGCAAGCTCCGCACCATCACAGAAGAAGGTGTGACCTTTCGCTCTCCCAGGGATGGCAAACTGATCCACATCACCCCAGAACGCTCGATTCAGATCCAGAATCGACTGGGGGCCGATGTGATTATGGCCTTTGATGAGTGCCCGCCTTACCCCGCTAGCCGGGAAGCGGTTGAGTTAGCGACAGAACGTACTTATCGCTGGTTAGAACGCTGTATAGAAGCGCACCAGCGTCCCGATCAAGCGCTGTTTGGCATTGTTCAGGGGGGGGTCTATCCGGATTTGCGCGTCGCTGCCGCCAAAGCGTTGGCCAAGTTGGAGCTACCGGGTTATGCCATTGGTGGGGTGAGTGTGGGTGAACCGGCAGAATTCATTGCCCAGATCGCTCAAGTCACAGCGCCGCTGCTGCCGGCAGACAAACCCCGCTATCTCATGGGAATCGGCACTTATCGAGAAATGGCCAAAGCCATCGCTGCCGGTGTTGATTTATTTGACTGCGTCATTCCCACCCGTTTTGCCCGTCATGGAGCAGTTCTGGTGCGGGGTGAGCGCTGGAACATTAGAAACGCCCGATTTCGAGAAGATTTTACGCCACTGGATGACACTTGCCCCTGCTATACGTGCACACACTTCAGCCGCGCTTATTTGTGCCATCTTATCCGCAGCAAGGAAATTCTCGGCTACACATTGCTATCGATTCACAACATCACAGAACTGATTCGCTTTAACCGGCAAATTCGCGACGCCATTCTCGCAGATCGCTTTACAACAGAATTTGCCTACTGGTTGAGCGAGGAGCCGGCTCAAGTATGA
- a CDS encoding ATP-binding protein, translating to MQAHRVQLMQQPARPIDLGQQIAHITRTISDPETLLNAIATALGQAFEADGCLVMVQQNHLPVQAIYGYPSSTQAVLSSEPVQQIAPAAMQALLDDSDLLAISNLESDESNRSRAVLWQALQVQAILGIQTRFQGQVNGGIVVMHSQPYCWTDSNKELLQAISEPVAIAMSQVLQAGVIGSLQKQVGSFTQHRNLINKLTMAIHNALDLNQILQMAIDGVAQTFQVNQGLILLLKYADPLFATRSVPAQVKRIPKAKATIVCEASSGSELLAAGEPEPQQPASTLLNQSFWVSECALCTSAFTEAPKPLAIADKSQVLTLDSDTRISSIFNPEGMPALLLVPLVGVPSGSISAGTILGFLALQHSSPRPWATDELELVELVSAQVSTAIIQTQTMQHVQALVEERTAQLQRSLEVQGKLYEKTRQQIDQLRRLNQLKDEFLATMSHELRTPLTSMTLAIRMLRQPGLSEDRRDRYLDILEQQCNQETNLINDLLTLQKLESNQADLQLEKVDLKHLISEIRQPFENKWATKKLTLLLDLPKQALKIQTDKDSLNRILEELLTNAGKYAEPGTAVVLRAHQQVNQSNHEFVLSVSNTGQGISPEELPHIFDKFRRGQGVTQQAIAGTGLGLALVKCLVQHLNATINVSSSPLDAAPAWETCFTLTLPQVFDSSKI from the coding sequence ATGCAGGCACACCGAGTGCAACTCATGCAGCAACCGGCCCGTCCCATCGATTTAGGGCAACAAATTGCTCACATTACCCGGACGATCTCTGATCCGGAAACGTTGCTAAACGCAATTGCGACTGCGCTGGGGCAAGCGTTCGAGGCAGATGGCTGCCTGGTTATGGTTCAGCAGAACCATTTGCCCGTACAGGCGATATATGGATATCCTAGCAGCACTCAAGCGGTGCTCAGTTCAGAGCCTGTTCAGCAGATTGCGCCGGCAGCCATGCAAGCGCTGCTGGATGATTCTGACCTTCTCGCCATTTCTAATCTTGAGAGCGATGAGTCCAATCGCTCGAGGGCCGTTCTATGGCAAGCACTGCAAGTCCAGGCGATTTTAGGAATTCAAACACGGTTTCAAGGTCAGGTAAATGGAGGGATCGTTGTGATGCACTCGCAGCCTTACTGTTGGACAGACTCAAATAAAGAGTTGCTGCAAGCAATTTCAGAGCCGGTGGCCATCGCCATGTCTCAAGTTTTACAAGCAGGGGTAATCGGGTCTTTGCAGAAGCAGGTGGGGTCCTTCACCCAACACCGAAACCTGATTAACAAGTTAACTATGGCTATTCATAATGCCTTAGACCTGAATCAGATTCTCCAGATGGCCATTGATGGAGTCGCGCAAACGTTCCAGGTCAATCAAGGTCTGATTTTGCTGTTGAAATATGCAGATCCCTTATTTGCCACTCGCTCTGTGCCGGCACAGGTGAAACGCATTCCCAAGGCTAAGGCAACCATTGTTTGTGAGGCGTCCAGTGGGAGTGAGCTGTTGGCTGCCGGCGAACCAGAACCGCAGCAACCGGCCAGCACCCTGCTAAATCAGTCTTTTTGGGTGTCGGAGTGTGCTTTGTGTACGTCAGCCTTTACAGAGGCCCCCAAGCCCCTCGCCATCGCTGACAAAAGCCAGGTTCTGACTTTAGATTCAGACACAAGGATCTCGTCGATTTTTAATCCAGAGGGAATGCCGGCGCTGCTGTTAGTTCCCTTGGTAGGCGTGCCAAGCGGTTCGATCTCAGCCGGCACTATTTTAGGATTTTTAGCCCTACAGCACTCCTCACCTCGTCCTTGGGCCACAGATGAATTAGAACTCGTAGAATTAGTGAGCGCTCAAGTGAGTACCGCCATTATCCAAACCCAGACAATGCAGCACGTCCAAGCCCTTGTTGAAGAGCGCACCGCTCAATTGCAACGCAGCTTGGAAGTTCAAGGCAAATTGTATGAAAAAACGCGCCAGCAAATTGACCAGCTGCGCCGGCTAAATCAGCTCAAGGATGAATTTTTGGCCACAATGAGTCATGAGCTGCGGACGCCGCTGACAAGTATGACGTTAGCCATCCGAATGTTACGCCAACCAGGGCTGTCAGAAGATCGGCGGGATAGATATCTAGATATTTTAGAGCAGCAATGCAACCAGGAAACCAATCTGATCAACGACTTGCTGACACTACAGAAGTTGGAATCTAATCAAGCTGACCTACAACTAGAAAAGGTAGATTTAAAGCACTTAATCAGTGAGATCAGGCAGCCTTTTGAAAACAAATGGGCTACTAAGAAATTAACACTGCTGTTAGATTTACCCAAGCAAGCCTTGAAAATCCAGACAGATAAAGACAGTTTGAACCGGATTCTTGAAGAACTTTTAACCAATGCCGGCAAGTATGCTGAGCCGGGAACCGCCGTTGTCTTGCGTGCCCATCAGCAAGTTAATCAAAGCAATCATGAATTTGTTTTGAGTGTGTCCAACACCGGCCAAGGAATTTCTCCAGAAGAATTGCCTCATATTTTTGATAAGTTTCGGCGCGGCCAAGGAGTAACGCAACAGGCAATTGCCGGCACCGGCTTAGGGTTAGCTTTGGTCAAGTGTTTAGTGCAGCATTTAAATGCCACCATTAATGTGTCTAGCAGTCCTTTAGACGCTGCCCCCGCTTGGGAAACTTGCTTTACCCTCACCCTTCCCCAGGTTTTTGACAGCTCCAAAATCTAG
- a CDS encoding S-layer homology domain-containing protein, with the protein MLPYRRSAAFVGLAACLLISVTSCANSPTGKALEQSLAADPRLQENPATFTPPPAQSSRPDEAVSELPADFPSEIPLYPDAELQEVKPLLDAAGNPDEQGQVTRWTTSDSSTLVQNFYRKQFQENKWQLASQPTDDQKGSFETSLDNLQVKVFVEPAGQKLTAGANLVIKYRRDGGETAQPKPDKSPTAIVGGSTSSTTASPSPTPTEPAKSGSFTDLNKAPAELRQSVEDLAALGVLTPENAAVKTKESAAGDKFEPNKIITRREYARWLVAANNQIHSNQSARKIRLGLETAEPAFSDVSRKDPDFAVIQGLAEAGIIPSSLSGDGTDVSFRPDAPLTREQLLLWKVPLDTRRSLPTASTEAVQQTWGFQDAAKIDPKALRAVQADFQNGELSNIRRSFGYTTLLQPSKPVTRAEAGAALWYFGFQGEGLSAKDLLQTKRQSN; encoded by the coding sequence GTGCTGCCTTATCGACGTTCTGCTGCATTTGTTGGCTTAGCTGCTTGCTTGCTGATCTCTGTGACGTCTTGTGCCAATAGCCCCACCGGCAAGGCGCTGGAGCAATCTTTAGCGGCAGATCCCCGACTCCAAGAAAATCCTGCTACCTTCACCCCCCCACCGGCTCAAAGTAGTCGGCCAGATGAGGCTGTCTCTGAGCTGCCGGCTGATTTTCCGAGTGAAATTCCCCTCTATCCAGACGCTGAACTACAGGAAGTTAAGCCGCTGCTTGATGCTGCCGGCAACCCAGATGAACAAGGGCAGGTGACGCGCTGGACGACTTCCGACTCAAGTACATTAGTCCAGAACTTTTACCGCAAGCAGTTTCAAGAAAACAAATGGCAGTTGGCCAGCCAACCGACAGACGACCAGAAAGGCTCATTTGAAACCTCCCTGGATAATTTACAGGTAAAAGTGTTTGTCGAGCCGGCAGGCCAAAAATTAACCGCTGGCGCGAATTTGGTGATCAAGTATCGGCGCGATGGGGGTGAAACCGCCCAGCCGAAACCCGACAAATCACCGACAGCGATTGTCGGCGGATCTACGAGTTCAACAACCGCTTCACCCAGCCCAACCCCAACCGAACCGGCTAAGTCCGGAAGCTTTACAGACTTGAATAAAGCGCCGGCAGAATTGCGCCAGTCTGTTGAAGATTTGGCAGCGTTAGGGGTACTGACGCCAGAAAATGCCGCAGTTAAAACAAAAGAATCGGCTGCCGGTGACAAGTTTGAGCCAAATAAAATCATCACTCGCCGGGAATACGCCCGTTGGCTGGTTGCGGCAAACAATCAAATTCATAGCAACCAGTCGGCGAGAAAAATTCGTTTAGGATTAGAAACCGCTGAACCGGCTTTCTCAGATGTCTCCCGCAAAGATCCGGATTTTGCCGTCATTCAAGGACTCGCCGAAGCCGGCATCATTCCCAGCTCACTTTCTGGAGACGGGACAGATGTCTCGTTTCGCCCCGATGCCCCACTGACGCGGGAGCAACTGCTGCTTTGGAAAGTACCATTAGATACGCGCCGGTCTTTACCAACTGCCTCAACTGAAGCAGTGCAGCAAACGTGGGGTTTCCAAGATGCGGCAAAAATCGATCCCAAGGCATTGCGTGCGGTACAGGCAGATTTCCAGAATGGTGAACTGTCCAATATTCGTCGGTCTTTTGGTTATACAACTCTGTTGCAACCCAGTAAGCCGGTGACTCGCGCAGAAGCCGGTGCAGCGCTTTGGTATTTTGGCTTTCAGGGCGAAGGACTATCTGCCAAAGATTTGCTGCAAACTAAACGTCAGAGCAACTAA
- a CDS encoding helix-turn-helix domain-containing protein, translating to MPKRLTIEPHLSLKDLETRYRKAKDPVARSHWQIVWLLAQGKPTHSVVEATGYSATWVRKIAGRYNQCGPEGLGDRRHENPGGEPLLSEQQQQQLWEALQGPAPDGGPWNSRKVAEWMATQIGRQVSDQRGWDYLQRLDISGQRPSRRETVDK from the coding sequence ATGCCCAAACGTTTGACTATCGAGCCTCACTTAAGCCTTAAAGACCTAGAGACTCGCTATCGTAAAGCCAAAGACCCCGTTGCTCGCAGTCATTGGCAGATTGTGTGGCTGTTGGCTCAAGGCAAACCAACCCACTCGGTGGTTGAGGCAACCGGCTATTCTGCCACCTGGGTCAGAAAAATTGCCGGTCGCTATAACCAATGTGGACCCGAAGGACTAGGCGATCGCCGGCACGAAAATCCAGGGGGCGAACCCTTGCTGTCGGAACAGCAGCAGCAACAACTCTGGGAAGCTCTACAAGGCCCAGCCCCCGACGGTGGGCCGTGGAATAGTCGCAAAGTGGCAGAATGGATGGCGACCCAAATCGGGCGTCAGGTATCGGATCAGCGAGGCTGGGATTACCTGCAACGGTTAGATATTAGCGGACAGCGCCCAAGCCGGCGAGAAACGGTTGATAAGTAA
- the cobS gene encoding adenosylcobinamide-GDP ribazoletransferase yields the protein MRRQGETLAAAIAFYTCLPVPAAWTLEFRGIARMAPMIGIMIGGLLGLLDAGLQQLAMPVLTRSALVVVTWIALTGGLHLDGAMDTADGLAVPDPQRRLQVMADSVTGAFGAMAAVALLLLKTAALHDLDGYRWLALMAVAGWGRWGQLVAIARYPYLKATGKGAIHKASMHSPLDLLPGLLLLLGLSGLQILLNRDQWLVAVGMALGGGAIAVLTGAWFNRKLGGHTGDTYGAVVEWTEALLLCLLTGL from the coding sequence ATGCGCCGGCAAGGAGAGACTCTAGCTGCTGCGATTGCATTTTATACCTGTTTGCCGGTGCCAGCGGCTTGGACGCTAGAATTTCGAGGAATCGCGCGGATGGCCCCAATGATTGGCATCATGATTGGGGGACTTTTGGGCCTTTTAGATGCCGGCTTACAGCAGCTAGCAATGCCGGTGCTAACGCGATCAGCCTTAGTGGTTGTCACTTGGATTGCTTTAACCGGCGGATTGCACCTTGATGGTGCGATGGATACTGCCGATGGGCTGGCCGTGCCTGACCCTCAGCGGCGTCTGCAAGTGATGGCAGATAGTGTGACGGGGGCATTTGGGGCAATGGCGGCGGTCGCCCTGCTGTTGCTCAAAACAGCCGCGCTGCATGACTTAGATGGCTATCGCTGGCTAGCCTTGATGGCGGTTGCCGGTTGGGGCCGATGGGGCCAACTGGTGGCGATTGCTCGTTATCCCTACCTCAAAGCCACCGGCAAAGGCGCAATTCACAAAGCTTCTATGCACTCCCCGCTGGATCTTTTGCCGGGTTTGTTGCTACTCCTAGGTTTGAGTGGCTTACAAATTCTTCTAAATCGTGATCAATGGCTAGTTGCCGTAGGCATGGCTTTAGGTGGCGGTGCGATTGCCGTACTTACCGGCGCTTGGTTTAATCGAAAATTAGGAGGTCACACCGGCGATACCTACGGCGCTGTTGTGGAATGGACAGAAGCACTCCTGCTGTGTCTGCTCACCGGCTTGTGA
- a CDS encoding glutathione S-transferase N-terminal domain-containing protein, translating to MLKLYGGARSRASIVQWYLEEIQVPYEFVMLDMQAGEHLNPDFLAINPMGKVPAIVDGDLKLWESGAILIYLAEKYGKMPSSLEQRAEIDQWVIFANATLGPGIFVEASRERETKKLMTPLNQIFQKQSFLLGEEFSVADAAVGSILAYIPMMLKLDLSEYPAVVDYIQRISSRPAFQKAIGGRA from the coding sequence GTGTTAAAACTCTATGGCGGTGCTCGCAGTCGCGCCTCAATCGTGCAGTGGTATTTAGAGGAAATTCAAGTTCCTTACGAGTTTGTCATGCTCGATATGCAAGCTGGTGAGCATTTAAACCCTGATTTCCTGGCCATCAACCCGATGGGTAAAGTGCCGGCCATTGTGGATGGTGATTTAAAACTTTGGGAGTCTGGGGCAATTTTGATTTACTTGGCCGAGAAGTATGGCAAGATGCCTTCTTCCTTAGAACAACGTGCCGAGATCGACCAGTGGGTGATTTTTGCCAATGCTACCTTAGGGCCAGGGATTTTTGTTGAAGCCAGCCGCGAACGTGAAACGAAGAAGTTGATGACGCCGCTGAATCAAATTTTCCAGAAGCAATCTTTTTTGCTGGGTGAGGAGTTCAGTGTCGCAGATGCAGCAGTTGGGTCTATTTTGGCTTATATCCCCATGATGCTCAAACTAGACCTGAGCGAGTACCCGGCTGTGGTGGATTATATCCAGCGCATATCCTCTAGGCCGGCATTCCAAAAGGCAATAGGAGGCCGCGCTTAG